The following proteins are encoded in a genomic region of Carboxydothermus pertinax:
- the codY gene encoding GTP-sensing pleiotropic transcriptional regulator CodY: protein MLSLLEKTRLLNRFIQRSPQRPEPFMELALMLGDISKASVFIIGRKKILGFYERPDMVGQVISGRDLETRQVEQDLQDWLFSYNQTEHNIKGDDVLTYTVVPVFGGGERQGTILLAKKGSEEFNAQDLILYEYAATVVGLEILRLNSERLEEEARKKAAVRLALDALSYSELEAVKKIFTELDGVEGFVVASKLAQEYHLTRSVIVNALRKLESAGVIDSRSLGMKGTYIRVLNDYFLDKLEIAQQN from the coding sequence ATGCTAAGTTTACTGGAGAAAACAAGATTACTAAACCGCTTTATCCAGCGAAGTCCCCAAAGGCCGGAGCCTTTTATGGAGCTAGCTCTAATGCTTGGGGATATTTCCAAGGCAAGCGTGTTTATTATTGGCCGAAAAAAAATTTTAGGGTTTTATGAACGGCCGGATATGGTGGGACAGGTGATTAGCGGGCGGGATTTAGAGACTCGCCAGGTCGAGCAGGACTTGCAGGATTGGTTATTTTCTTACAATCAAACGGAACACAATATTAAAGGGGATGACGTCCTTACTTACACCGTAGTACCGGTTTTTGGCGGTGGTGAGCGGCAGGGCACAATTCTCCTTGCCAAAAAAGGCAGTGAGGAGTTTAATGCCCAGGATTTAATTTTATATGAGTATGCTGCGACCGTAGTAGGCTTGGAAATTTTAAGGTTAAACAGTGAGCGATTAGAAGAAGAAGCCCGGAAAAAAGCCGCTGTTCGTCTGGCCCTTGATGCCCTTTCCTATTCAGAGTTAGAAGCGGTGAAAAAAATTTTTACGGAGTTAGACGGGGTTGAGGGGTTTGTAGTAGCAAGTAAACTTGCCCAAGAGTATCATTTGACCCGTTCGGTAATCGTAAATGCTTTAAGAAAACTGGAAAGCGCTGGGGTGATTGATTCCCGGTCTTTGGGGATGAAAGGCACTTATATTCGGGTGTTAAACGATTATTTTTTAGACAAGCTTGAAATTGCCCAGCAAAATTAA
- the metK gene encoding methionine adenosyltransferase, with protein sequence MTRRLFTSESVTEGHPDKIADQISDAVLDAIIAQDPQARVACETAVTTGLVLVIGEITTNCYVDIPKVVRETIREIGYTRAKYGFDGDTCAVITSIDEQSPDIALGVNRALEAKTGEMTEEEIEAIGAGDQGMMFGYATNETPEMMPMPISLAHRLARRLSEVRKSRLLPYLRPDGKTQVTIEYDDDKPVRVDTIVVSTQHHPDVSNEEIRKDIIEHVIKPVVPAHLLDENTRYFVNPTGRFVIGGPQGDAGLTGRKIIVDTYGGMARHGGGAFSGKDPTKVDRSAAYAARYVAKNLVAAGIADKIEIQLAYAIGVAKPVSIMVDTFGTGKIADEKIVELIKKHFDLRPAGIIRMLDLRRPIYKQTAAYGHFGRTDIDLPWERTDKAEILRMEAGL encoded by the coding sequence ATGACAAGACGCCTTTTTACCTCGGAGTCTGTTACTGAAGGACACCCGGATAAAATTGCTGACCAGATTTCCGACGCGGTGCTAGATGCGATTATTGCCCAGGATCCACAGGCTCGCGTTGCCTGTGAAACGGCAGTAACCACTGGCCTGGTACTGGTTATCGGCGAAATTACTACCAACTGCTATGTGGATATACCTAAAGTTGTGCGGGAAACAATCCGGGAGATTGGCTATACCCGGGCAAAATACGGTTTTGACGGCGATACCTGTGCCGTTATCACTTCCATAGATGAGCAATCTCCGGATATCGCCCTGGGAGTTAACCGGGCTCTGGAGGCCAAAACAGGAGAAATGACTGAAGAGGAAATTGAAGCCATTGGTGCTGGTGACCAGGGAATGATGTTCGGTTATGCAACCAACGAAACCCCGGAAATGATGCCAATGCCTATTTCTCTAGCTCACAGGCTTGCCAGGAGGCTTTCGGAAGTGCGGAAGTCCCGGCTTTTACCATACCTTCGTCCCGACGGAAAAACCCAGGTTACTATAGAATATGATGACGACAAGCCAGTACGGGTGGATACTATTGTGGTGTCAACTCAACACCACCCCGATGTTTCCAATGAAGAAATTCGCAAGGACATTATCGAGCATGTGATTAAACCAGTAGTGCCAGCTCACCTTTTGGATGAAAATACCCGTTATTTTGTAAACCCCACCGGTCGTTTTGTGATTGGTGGCCCACAGGGGGATGCCGGACTTACGGGGCGGAAAATTATCGTTGACACCTATGGCGGTATGGCTCGCCACGGTGGGGGAGCCTTTTCCGGGAAAGACCCCACTAAAGTGGATCGTTCGGCCGCCTATGCTGCTCGATATGTTGCAAAAAACCTTGTAGCAGCTGGGATTGCTGATAAAATCGAAATCCAGCTTGCTTATGCCATTGGGGTGGCCAAGCCCGTTTCCATCATGGTTGATACTTTTGGTACTGGCAAAATTGCTGATGAAAAAATTGTGGAACTCATTAAAAAGCATTTTGATTTGCGTCCGGCAGGGATAATTCGGATGCTGGATTTACGGCGGCCAATTTACAAGCAGACTGCCGCCTATGGGCATTTCGGCCGTACCGATATTGACCTTCCCTGGGAGCGGACCGATAAGGCGGAAATTTTAAGAATGGAAGCAGGACTTTAA
- a CDS encoding GGDEF domain-containing protein, which produces MIKRVREVMTSRPITIEPYKSLLEVKELMRVKRIGGLPVVEKDKLIGIITSKDLIFYPENRLVIDAMTEEPVVIEEKAYLFEAYQKMLEYNIERLPVIDESGLLTGIITRKVIERYIGSYIDSMTGLPKKEYALYKCLKLLEQGNICTVLFIDLNNFGELNKRYGHVIGDQILLRIAGILKQLGEEIIAARYGGDEFILILPWDEIKANIYVKKLYNLLENAKWPNDLKVQCAVGIKEIRLAEKVDLIEEVFACINEASLKCIDEKKTVKSQN; this is translated from the coding sequence ATGATTAAACGGGTAAGAGAAGTAATGACCTCGCGCCCCATTACCATTGAGCCGTATAAAAGCTTATTAGAAGTAAAGGAGCTTATGCGTGTAAAAAGAATTGGCGGGCTACCGGTGGTAGAAAAGGATAAATTAATTGGAATAATTACTTCAAAAGATTTAATTTTTTATCCGGAAAACCGGTTGGTAATTGATGCGATGACCGAAGAGCCCGTGGTAATTGAAGAAAAGGCGTATTTATTTGAAGCTTATCAAAAAATGCTTGAGTATAATATAGAAAGACTTCCGGTGATAGATGAATCTGGCTTGCTTACAGGGATCATAACAAGAAAAGTAATTGAACGGTATATTGGTTCTTACATAGATTCTATGACTGGGTTACCTAAAAAAGAATATGCATTATACAAGTGCCTTAAATTATTAGAGCAAGGAAATATTTGTACGGTCTTATTTATTGACTTAAATAATTTTGGGGAGTTAAATAAGCGTTACGGGCATGTAATTGGTGACCAAATTTTATTAAGAATAGCGGGAATATTAAAACAATTAGGAGAGGAAATTATTGCTGCTAGATACGGTGGAGATGAATTTATTTTAATACTGCCTTGGGATGAAATAAAAGCGAATATTTATGTTAAAAAGTTATATAATCTTCTTGAAAATGCCAAATGGCCCAATGATTTGAAAGTCCAGTGTGCTGTTGGAATTAAAGAGATAAGACTTGCAGAAAAAGTAGACTTAATCGAAGAAGTTTTTGCTTGCATAAACGAAGCAAGCTTAAAATGTATAGATGAGAAAAAGACAGTTAAAAGTCAAAATTAA
- a CDS encoding HD-GYP domain-containing protein: protein MLFVDISAFAFAVNRTFGLFEKHERLYKMRRTLIALQLGKRLNLKENELKKIFLQSMLANEDKQFWQSQNKIYPSQLIEIMFLASNVAGFLRGRNVCIFTKEKIKDFFLHQYLKVFTKTPAVLALFTLMEEEAFWFNLEEEFLFLDILRLTMGWNEFSGLAEEEMKKVFLLLAKLIDNKDISTRRHSERVAKIAVKISKELKLPFEKIKMIEIAGLLHDIGKIAIPTKILNKPSKLSEKEFLLIKSHPFYTYKLFETVGGLNEAAKWAGYHHERLDGSGYPFKIKGEGLELETRIIQVADILAALTEDRSYRKCMEKEQVVNIISLEVKNKKIDPDIAKIALKLLSAKEIL, encoded by the coding sequence ATGCTATTTGTGGATATCTCAGCTTTTGCCTTTGCGGTTAATCGTACTTTTGGTTTATTTGAAAAACACGAAAGGCTATATAAGATGAGGCGAACATTAATTGCTCTGCAACTTGGTAAAAGGCTAAATTTAAAAGAAAATGAGCTAAAAAAGATATTCCTTCAATCAATGCTTGCCAATGAAGATAAACAATTTTGGCAGAGTCAAAATAAAATCTATCCTTCGCAATTAATTGAAATAATGTTTCTGGCAAGTAATGTTGCCGGTTTTTTACGAGGTCGAAATGTCTGTATATTTACCAAAGAAAAAATAAAAGACTTTTTTCTTCACCAATATTTAAAAGTCTTTACCAAAACTCCAGCGGTGTTGGCATTATTTACCCTAATGGAAGAAGAAGCCTTCTGGTTTAATTTAGAAGAAGAGTTTTTATTTTTGGATATTTTAAGGTTAACAATGGGTTGGAATGAATTTTCAGGCTTAGCTGAAGAGGAAATGAAAAAAGTTTTTCTTTTATTGGCTAAACTTATTGATAATAAAGACATTTCCACCCGAAGACATTCGGAAAGAGTGGCTAAAATAGCGGTTAAAATAAGTAAAGAACTAAAACTTCCTTTCGAAAAAATAAAAATGATTGAGATTGCCGGCCTTTTACATGATATAGGAAAAATCGCTATTCCCACAAAAATTTTAAATAAACCTTCAAAATTAAGCGAAAAGGAATTTTTGTTAATAAAATCCCATCCCTTTTATACCTATAAACTTTTTGAAACCGTTGGCGGGCTTAATGAAGCCGCTAAATGGGCAGGGTATCACCATGAGAGACTTGACGGAAGTGGATATCCGTTTAAAATTAAAGGGGAAGGTTTGGAATTAGAGACACGCATTATTCAGGTAGCAGATATTTTAGCCGCGCTAACCGAAGATAGGAGTTACCGAAAATGTATGGAAAAAGAACAGGTAGTGAATATTATAAGTCTCGAAGTTAAGAATAAGAAAATAGATCCTGATATAGCAAAAATAGCCTTAAAATTACTGAGTGCTAAAGAAATTTTATAA
- a CDS encoding HD-GYP domain-containing protein: MITFNRFDFMKNMSKALDLSMEGLQDHHRKVAYIAYRLGEKLKLTKSQKRDLIYLGLIHDVGILKWDAHDEKIRQIAENEFEHCRRGELFLKNTYFDHYAKYIFSHHDHYIGQNPSGLSGEEIPILCRILFLADRIAINFNPEGCILKQAKNWKNMVRNEKIFDPHVLGAFNELAEAEEFWLTLGDSDILNQRLEEIGDEEAIIEPQEMIALAELFAKLVDHKSRFTFHHSQMVGRIASYIGKVLNLPKMEIIFLEIAGLLHDIGKMAVPENILEKHSALTEEEFLFIKRHTFYTYYLLNKVFPTQIVRAAAFHHEKLDGSGYPFKKKAEELGFEERLMAVIDIFVALSEERPYRKGLSYQEIKNVMENLVEKNKIDKDMVKIVLDNYTELQDIRRKLEGAQFF; encoded by the coding sequence ATGATTACTTTTAACCGCTTTGATTTTATGAAAAATATGTCCAAAGCTTTGGATTTAAGCATGGAGGGACTGCAGGATCACCACCGGAAAGTAGCTTATATTGCTTATCGTTTGGGAGAAAAACTTAAATTAACTAAAAGTCAAAAACGAGACTTAATATACCTTGGATTGATTCATGATGTAGGTATTTTAAAATGGGATGCCCATGATGAAAAAATTCGCCAAATTGCTGAAAATGAGTTTGAGCATTGTCGCCGGGGAGAGTTGTTTTTAAAAAATACTTATTTTGATCATTATGCTAAGTATATTTTTAGCCATCACGACCATTATATCGGTCAAAATCCTTCCGGGCTTTCTGGTGAGGAGATACCTATTTTATGCCGGATTTTGTTCTTAGCTGATAGGATTGCCATAAATTTTAATCCAGAAGGCTGTATATTAAAACAAGCTAAAAACTGGAAAAATATGGTTAGAAATGAAAAAATCTTTGACCCGCACGTCTTAGGGGCATTTAATGAACTGGCGGAAGCGGAAGAATTTTGGTTAACCTTAGGAGACAGCGACATTTTAAATCAGAGATTAGAGGAAATTGGGGATGAAGAAGCAATAATTGAACCTCAAGAGATGATTGCCCTTGCTGAGTTATTTGCTAAACTGGTAGACCATAAATCGCGCTTTACTTTTCATCATTCACAGATGGTAGGGAGAATTGCCAGCTATATAGGGAAAGTGTTAAATTTACCCAAGATGGAGATTATTTTTTTAGAGATAGCTGGGCTTTTACATGATATAGGGAAAATGGCTGTTCCGGAAAACATTTTAGAAAAGCATAGTGCCCTGACGGAAGAAGAATTTCTGTTTATTAAAAGGCATACTTTTTATACTTATTATCTTTTAAACAAAGTTTTTCCTACCCAAATTGTTAGAGCGGCGGCTTTTCATCATGAAAAACTTGATGGTTCGGGATATCCTTTTAAGAAAAAAGCGGAAGAGTTAGGTTTTGAAGAAAGGTTGATGGCGGTTATCGATATTTTTGTTGCTCTCTCGGAAGAACGTCCTTACCGAAAAGGGCTTAGCTACCAAGAGATTAAAAATGTTATGGAAAATCTGGTGGAAAAAAATAAAATAGACAAAGATATGGTTAAAATTGTTCTGGATAATTATACTGAATTACAAGACATTAGAAGAAAGCTAGAGGGTGCACAGTTTTTTTAA
- a CDS encoding globin-coupled sensor protein, which produces MGNHLNYLQRYNEGLDFLNLTVDDLLLMAEFKEVFTREAEKFVNKFYEYLGKFPYLQELIRKHSTVERLAKTQMEYFISLTSDSIDENYIRNRLAIGKKHMEIALYPNWYLGAYRLYYEVVGELVAQKYSPGTELYFKAVNAFYKRINFDMQLAIENYIAEQLKYLAEIQEQVAEAAGFISSIATKTNILALNASIEAGRAGEHGRAFGVVAQEVRKLAQESAKVAREITEMIKNNMEEIEKIRRQNSGMV; this is translated from the coding sequence ATGGGAAATCATTTAAATTACCTTCAGCGTTACAATGAAGGCTTAGATTTTTTAAATTTAACTGTAGATGATTTACTGCTTATGGCTGAATTTAAGGAAGTCTTCACCAGGGAAGCCGAAAAATTTGTAAACAAGTTTTATGAATATTTAGGCAAATTTCCTTATCTTCAAGAATTAATTAGAAAACACAGTACTGTTGAAAGGCTAGCAAAAACCCAGATGGAATATTTTATTTCTTTAACTTCTGACAGTATTGATGAAAATTATATTAGAAATAGATTGGCAATTGGGAAAAAACACATGGAAATTGCTCTTTATCCTAATTGGTACCTGGGGGCTTACCGCTTATATTATGAAGTGGTTGGAGAATTAGTGGCGCAAAAATATTCCCCGGGTACAGAGTTGTATTTTAAAGCGGTGAATGCTTTTTACAAAAGAATTAATTTTGATATGCAGTTAGCGATTGAAAATTATATTGCGGAACAACTTAAATACTTGGCAGAAATCCAAGAGCAAGTGGCGGAGGCCGCAGGGTTTATTTCTTCAATTGCTACGAAAACTAATATTTTAGCTTTAAATGCGTCCATTGAAGCAGGAAGAGCTGGTGAACACGGTCGGGCTTTTGGGGTAGTGGCCCAGGAAGTGCGAAAACTTGCTCAAGAATCGGCCAAAGTGGCCAGGGAAATAACTGAAATGATTAAAAATAATATGGAAGAAATTGAGAAAATTCGTCGACAAAATAGCGGGATGGTGTGA
- a CDS encoding AzlC family ABC transporter permease, with protein sequence MDLKEFFHGLKKTTPFMLGLIPFGLAYGIMATQAKLSLGETLLMSLLVFAGSAQFMAVGMIKEGVGIGFIVLSTLLINLRHLLMGLSLAPFLNKLNTKWLYLLAFGLTDEVYGTTIGHYQQEGSYKGNPYFMLGSEAGIYFFWLISSLAGALLGTLIKDPLSWGLDFAMPATFLSIVIGQIKSWQILIVFLIAGILAIAGYLLIPGKWYIILATVTATILGTILELLTEKRSTAP encoded by the coding sequence ATGGATTTAAAGGAATTTTTTCATGGCCTAAAGAAAACAACCCCTTTTATGTTAGGGTTAATACCTTTTGGGTTAGCCTATGGGATAATGGCAACGCAAGCAAAACTATCCCTTGGAGAAACCCTCCTGATGTCTCTTTTGGTTTTTGCCGGTTCCGCTCAATTTATGGCCGTTGGCATGATTAAAGAAGGGGTCGGTATTGGTTTTATCGTCCTTTCAACTTTACTGATTAATTTAAGACATCTGCTCATGGGCCTGTCTTTAGCGCCCTTTTTAAATAAATTGAATACCAAATGGCTTTACCTGCTTGCTTTCGGTTTAACTGACGAAGTTTACGGAACTACCATCGGGCACTACCAACAGGAAGGTAGTTATAAAGGTAACCCCTATTTTATGTTAGGTTCCGAAGCCGGTATTTATTTTTTCTGGCTAATTAGTTCTCTTGCCGGCGCCTTACTGGGGACTTTAATTAAAGACCCTTTGTCCTGGGGCCTGGATTTTGCTATGCCCGCTACTTTTTTAAGTATTGTTATCGGACAAATTAAGTCGTGGCAAATTTTAATAGTATTCTTAATTGCCGGAATCCTGGCAATAGCCGGCTACCTTTTAATCCCCGGCAAATGGTACATTATTTTAGCTACAGTAACTGCCACGATATTAGGAACCATTCTAGAATTATTAACAGAAAAAAGGAGTACTGCCCCATGA
- a CDS encoding AzlD domain-containing protein: MKTEYILLILLMAMVTYLTRVSFLVLFTNKNLPTVIQRALRYIPVAILATLIFPGIFAPQGKLDVSLTNPYIGASLITVASLLIGKNAILSIVLGITSLVVLRHLL, translated from the coding sequence ATGAAAACAGAGTACATACTTCTGATTTTACTAATGGCAATGGTAACTTATTTAACAAGAGTAAGTTTTCTCGTACTTTTTACCAATAAAAACCTCCCCACGGTTATCCAAAGGGCTTTAAGGTATATCCCGGTAGCCATTCTGGCAACTTTAATTTTTCCGGGTATCTTTGCCCCTCAGGGAAAATTGGATGTGAGTTTAACCAATCCTTATATCGGTGCCAGCTTAATTACCGTTGCTTCTTTATTGATAGGTAAAAATGCAATTTTAAGTATTGTCCTTGGTATCACCTCGCTGGTAGTATTAAGACATTTGTTGTAA
- a CDS encoding radical SAM protein — translation MRIVVAKKNGEFFDYPLYPAGRTGSFFTPIEKKELIKLPPGATLVLIPGSRSLGFDREGRLKKTNYLAVAALLPQGYTRLYLPAYVRTKEEVLPLFGYTAVVALKGELFVAAAKTDDDFRWSPENYDLPELKEKINEAKKLFPENRLVRHLENCAVNYRCFTAQNLFYGRWEGGIPVSPACNARCLGCISLQPADRCPSPQERICFVPNVQEVFELLAYHLSRAKEEGIISFGQGCEGEPSLQAGVISEAILKVRRELKGGTININTNGGNFNGLKEIIDAGVDSLRISIISAREEVYERYYQPVNYRLNEVKKTIKYAKEKGKFVALNYLVFPGLSDTEVEYEALANFIRECGPDMVQFRNLNIDPDYLGARIAFPPNPFGLYNLFLQLKRDFPELILGNYSRPVNRGENTT, via the coding sequence ATGAGAATTGTAGTGGCTAAAAAAAACGGCGAGTTTTTTGATTATCCCCTTTATCCTGCTGGTCGTACGGGTAGTTTCTTTACTCCTATAGAAAAGAAAGAGTTAATTAAACTTCCTCCGGGAGCAACATTAGTTTTAATACCAGGAAGTAGATCTCTGGGGTTTGACCGAGAGGGGAGGCTAAAAAAAACTAATTATTTGGCGGTAGCAGCTCTCCTTCCCCAGGGGTACACCAGGTTATATCTTCCAGCGTATGTCAGGACAAAAGAGGAAGTGCTGCCTTTATTTGGCTATACGGCGGTGGTAGCGCTAAAAGGAGAGCTCTTTGTGGCCGCTGCAAAAACCGATGACGACTTTCGCTGGTCCCCGGAAAATTATGATTTACCGGAGTTAAAGGAGAAAATTAATGAGGCCAAAAAGCTTTTTCCGGAAAACCGTTTAGTTCGCCATCTGGAAAACTGTGCTGTAAACTACCGCTGCTTTACCGCCCAGAATCTTTTCTACGGTCGCTGGGAAGGCGGGATTCCGGTATCGCCGGCGTGTAATGCACGCTGTTTAGGGTGTATTAGCTTACAGCCTGCGGATCGCTGCCCCTCCCCTCAGGAGCGGATTTGCTTTGTGCCGAATGTTCAGGAAGTTTTTGAGCTTTTGGCCTATCACCTGTCCAGGGCTAAGGAGGAGGGGATTATAAGCTTTGGCCAGGGGTGTGAAGGGGAGCCTTCGCTTCAAGCCGGGGTAATTTCTGAGGCTATTTTAAAAGTACGGCGAGAATTAAAAGGAGGAACCATTAATATTAACACCAATGGAGGAAATTTTAACGGTTTAAAGGAAATAATTGATGCCGGGGTGGACAGCCTCAGAATAAGTATCATAAGTGCCCGGGAGGAAGTTTATGAGAGGTATTATCAACCGGTAAATTACCGCTTGAACGAGGTTAAAAAAACAATTAAGTACGCAAAAGAAAAAGGGAAATTTGTAGCCTTGAATTACCTGGTTTTTCCCGGGCTTTCCGATACCGAGGTGGAATATGAGGCCTTAGCCAATTTTATTAGGGAATGCGGACCGGACATGGTACAGTTTAGAAATTTAAACATCGACCCGGATTATTTGGGAGCAAGAATAGCTTTTCCCCCCAATCCTTTTGGCCTTTACAATTTATTTTTGCAGCTTAAAAGGGACTTTCCAGAACTTATCCTGGGGAATTACTCCCGTCCCGTAAATAGGGGAGAAAACACTACCTAA
- the rho gene encoding transcription termination factor Rho — protein sequence MLTKEQLEQKTIKELYALARELELPGYYKLKKQELVFELAKVFAQKAREQEQKESLITASGVLEVLPDGYGFLRPFKFLPSQDDIYVSPSQIRKFDLRTGDQVFGVIRPPKENERYFALLRVEKVNGKDPETSPERLHFDALTPLYPQDRLYLETAPDEVSARLIDLIAPIGKGQRGLIVAPPKAGKTILLKQIANSLTKNYPDLYLIVLLIDERPEEVTDIERSVKGEVVSSTFDEHPENHVKVAEMVLERAKRLVEHKYDVVILLDSITRLARAYNLVIPPSGRTLSGGVDPAALYKPKWFFGAARNIEEGGSLTILATALVETGSRMDDVIFEEFKGTGNMELILDRKLAERRIFPAVDVQRSGTRKEELLFTPEELDFAWKLRNELSSLTPQDAAEHLINLIKKTKSNEELIARYLRKNRT from the coding sequence TTGCTTACCAAGGAACAGCTGGAACAAAAGACCATAAAAGAACTTTATGCTCTTGCCCGGGAGTTAGAACTTCCTGGCTACTACAAATTAAAAAAGCAGGAGTTAGTGTTTGAGTTAGCAAAAGTTTTTGCGCAAAAAGCTCGGGAACAGGAACAAAAGGAAAGTTTAATTACGGCCTCTGGAGTATTAGAAGTCTTACCCGATGGCTATGGCTTTTTAAGACCGTTTAAGTTTTTGCCAAGCCAGGATGATATTTATGTGTCTCCATCCCAGATTAGAAAATTCGATTTGCGAACGGGCGACCAGGTGTTTGGCGTCATAAGGCCCCCCAAGGAAAACGAACGGTATTTTGCGTTATTACGGGTGGAGAAGGTAAATGGTAAAGACCCGGAAACTTCTCCCGAAAGACTGCATTTTGATGCATTAACTCCCCTTTATCCTCAGGATCGGCTGTATTTAGAGACGGCACCGGACGAGGTATCGGCCCGGCTTATCGATTTAATTGCTCCTATTGGCAAAGGACAGCGGGGATTAATAGTAGCCCCACCAAAAGCCGGGAAAACGATTTTACTAAAACAAATTGCCAATAGTCTTACCAAAAACTATCCCGACCTTTACCTTATTGTGCTTTTAATTGATGAACGACCGGAAGAGGTTACGGATATTGAACGCTCGGTGAAAGGGGAGGTGGTGAGCTCTACCTTTGATGAGCATCCGGAAAACCACGTTAAAGTGGCGGAGATGGTGTTAGAGCGGGCTAAGAGGCTTGTGGAGCATAAGTATGATGTGGTAATCTTATTAGATAGTATAACGCGATTAGCTCGGGCCTATAACCTGGTTATACCGCCCAGCGGCCGGACATTATCGGGAGGGGTAGATCCGGCAGCGTTATACAAACCAAAATGGTTCTTTGGGGCTGCTCGCAATATTGAAGAGGGGGGAAGTCTAACGATCCTTGCTACGGCTTTGGTGGAGACCGGTAGCCGGATGGATGATGTAATTTTTGAGGAATTTAAAGGCACCGGTAACATGGAGCTAATTTTAGATCGTAAACTTGCCGAACGGCGAATTTTCCCCGCAGTAGATGTGCAAAGATCCGGTACCAGAAAAGAAGAGCTTTTATTTACCCCGGAAGAACTGGATTTTGCCTGGAAGCTTAGAAATGAACTATCCAGCTTGACTCCCCAGGATGCGGCGGAACATTTAATAAACCTTATCAAAAAAACCAAGAGCAATGAGGAGTTAATAGCTCGCTACTTGAGGAAGAACCGGACATGA
- the fsa gene encoding fructose-6-phosphate aldolase: MEIFLDTANIEEIKKGASLGIITGVTTNPSLIAKEGRDLKEVVAEIAGLVNGPISAEVISLEYEGMVQEALELSKLHPNITIKIPMTWDGIRAVTTLSQKGIKTNVTLVFSANQALLAARAGATFVSPFVGRLDDTGHDGIYLIEEIKTIYENYNFKTKIIAASIRHPLHVTRAAKVGADIATVPFKVLTQMFAHPQTKEGIEKFLADWQAMKK, translated from the coding sequence ATGGAAATTTTTTTGGATACTGCTAATATTGAGGAAATAAAAAAAGGAGCAAGCCTTGGGATAATCACCGGAGTTACTACCAATCCTTCCCTGATTGCTAAAGAAGGCCGGGATTTAAAGGAAGTAGTAGCGGAAATAGCAGGGCTTGTCAATGGGCCAATTTCAGCGGAAGTAATAAGTTTGGAATATGAAGGAATGGTGCAGGAAGCCCTTGAGCTTTCTAAACTTCATCCCAATATTACCATTAAAATTCCTATGACCTGGGATGGTATCCGGGCTGTAACAACTCTCTCCCAAAAAGGAATAAAAACTAATGTAACTTTGGTTTTTTCGGCCAATCAAGCCCTTCTGGCAGCGCGAGCGGGAGCTACTTTTGTCAGTCCCTTTGTGGGAAGACTTGATGATACCGGACATGACGGCATTTATCTAATAGAAGAAATCAAAACTATTTATGAAAATTATAACTTTAAAACTAAAATCATAGCGGCAAGCATCCGGCATCCGCTTCATGTAACCCGGGCGGCCAAGGTTGGGGCGGATATTGCAACGGTACCTTTTAAAGTTTTAACGCAAATGTTTGCCCACCCTCAAACTAAAGAAGGTATTGAAAAGTTTTTGGCAGACTGGCAGGCTATGAAAAAATAA